The Syngnathus acus chromosome 11, fSynAcu1.2, whole genome shotgun sequence genome includes the window TTAAGCAGCAGTGAATTCCCCAGGCGTGACCCAAGGAAAAGATAGCCTGGCTCCATGGTGACcatctggggggggggggggaggcaaAATGTCATCCACATACAAAGTACATTAACGGATAACATATTTCAACTTATTTAGATTTGATGGATTCAACCCGTAAATGAAGTAGTACTTACACAAGTTGTCAGGACGCTGGCAGCCGCTTTGTCAAAATGGAAGTCCCGCACGCTCCTCATGCCATCAGTGATGAGCGTCAAGACATAACTGCAATGAGTTTTAGAAGTTTTGAACATGTACAGGCCACCATATTAAATATACATGGCATATTTTATGGagataaaatacaaatgtaggCTTGGGAATGGCTTACATTTCTCCTCCTTTCAGAGAGATAACCATTTTGTCATGGGCAATAAAGTCTGACTGGGAGCAGTCCAGGGTGATCTTGACCTCTTCTTGTACCCCTACAAAAAAGTGTATTGAGCGTGATACTGTGATAAGACTGTGTGACATTTGTGTGCTGTGTTTAAAAACTCACGAAGAGGGAACGAAGTGGTCCCGACTGTCTGGGAATTAAGGGAAACGCCATACGGTGGAATACTCTGGTTCAGATATAAAAGTGAGTTCACGGCAAAAACCACCACCCCGcctaaagggaaaaaaaatggattagaattgactacaaaaaaaaaaatggaaccaGGCCAAACTCACCAATGGGCTTGGGGACGGCCATGACCTGCGTGCAATCAAACGGCAGATTGATGAGGGACCAGATGACCGGGTGGACCTTCTGCATGATGTTGAGAGAGATGGCGACAATGCTGCACGTGTCCTGACGTACGGCTACACGCCTGGATAAACACAAAAGCTTACCTGTCatatattgttgttgttttagtcAATAATGAGGCAGCTGTGTGACTAACCCGGGCCATGTTTGGTTGGGCTCAAAAAGAATGAGCAGAGTAGGCTCATAGTAACCGTGGAGGAACTTCATGTCGATGATGTTGAGCAGCTTTTCATCCAGCTCACGAACGTCGATGATGTAACTCGGTAGGAAGCTGGATTTCGGTCTGCAGCGAACAGAGTGTCACATGACTCCTTTAAAGACAATTAGTTGGCGAGAGCGTCCTTACCCATCTCCTACTCCGCTCTCCTGTTCGTCAGTCAGCGTGTCCTTCCGGAAGGGAAGCACCACGAGTTTGGTGCCATAGATGAGCATCACGGCGCAGCGGTTCTCCGGGTCCACACGGACAATGGGAACGTGGACGTTCTGTACAAAGCCATCctgaaatttgaaaatgtgttatttattgattCAACACTTTTGTCTCATCAAGCAATACTGCTAACAGCACATACTCTGAGCTCTGGCTCCTCAAAGTAGTGCAAAGACAAGGTCTTCAGGTCATGTGTCCCCGGGTCATACTCCACGACTGACAACTgagaacacaaaaacattttaatattctttttttaaataggaaTTTAGATTGTACATTGCTTTACCTTGGCATCTTTAAAACTGAGGAGCAATGCATCCCTGCTGGATCCTATAAGCTGCACGCTGGCCATGGACATGATGTTGCCGAAGAGCGAAAAGCAGGCCACCAGTTCCAACTTCTCCTTGCGAGCTTTGGCatctattgaaatgaattataAGACAACACGAGAAGACTTGGAAAATAGTTTGTGGACATACCTGAGGGCTTGTCGGACTTTGATGTActctgaaacaaaaacaacatatcAGGGGAAGCGAGATTTGACACACTTTCTGACAGTACAAATACCTCAACATCGTGGATAATCCTGTAGACAAAAAGCTGCGATGTCCCCGCGACGACGAGATTTTTCTCCTTGCTGGAAACGAAGTTGCAGTAGACCGAGAACTCCACGGCAGTGGGCGTGTGGGCCTGCCTGTGAACAGCATACATGGCGGCAGGCTGCCCTCTGCGTCTGGAAAGTCATATTCAAACATTAAAATCTTACAATTTATGTATGATTGTTAAAGTTTGTCCACGAGAACTTGAGATAAGAGACAGGACACACATCAACACACAATCCGTGAATAATTCATTGTCTTCAATGAGCCTAATGAGCATGTTTATGAATAACAAACCCCTGCGCTAACTTTATTTAACgcagttaaaaaacaaagcacttGACTCTAATGAATGACCCTGTCTTGAGGATGCTACGGGTTTAATCGCTGATTATTCTAACTCGGTTAACACTTGATCCCAGCGAGCACCCCATTTTGTTGGcgtatgtgtgttttgttggtTCGAAGCGTGGTGTTcataaaatattgtaaataaataaatgtcagtgGCACGTAGCATCGCAGGTTGCCATAGCTAGCATAAATCCGCCTCTGCAGCTCTCgactattttaatttatttaggaAGAGAAATCGTAAACGTACCTATATCGAACACACTACGAGAATGAAGAAGGTCGTTGGCTTCCTTTTTCATTGGGCATATCGTTTTTAGAAAGGTTGATTGTAATGTAAAGACCACAAGATTATTTCCTTATGCTACAATGCTGCCGCCTCTGTCGTCTTCTTCTTTTGCGTTCCTGGCTGCTCAAAATACGCTGTACTGTCCCTAGCGTTCATCTTTATAACTACAACTAttacttaataataataataataataataataataataataataataataataataataataataataataatgctatATTACAGGGCTACAGAATTAGAAAtactgtttacattttttcattCTTGTAAGTTGTCACCATTATATGACTCGGCAAACCTTTTCCCAttacatttgaacattttaataaCTTCTCTGCTGATTGTCTCGGAGCTTACAAAAACGAGTTCAGTTCCCTGTCAAAGGCCATAAATATGGTCCCAAAATTTGCTAGATAAAATTACTACTGCTGTGCCACCAATGAATGGAGAAGGCATTTGTGGCAACAGGAGCTATCATCACTGTGTTAATGAGACAACTTTGTAAAAAGCACTTGGAGTGCATTTAAAGTAGAAAGAGCACTAATGAAGCAAGTAGATAATGGTTTATCAGGTTGTGCTTCCTAGTGTTTAATTAAGAACTAATTAACTCTGAATGCTCTCTAATCAATCTGCCGAAAGTCATTGTGGCTTACACAACACCAATTTGCCTTCCATTCTGTGATGCTACTCTTAGTTAATGGATTCAAGAGGGAAAACATTTCACTTCTAAAATTAATTGCTTGGCCGATGTCcaaatttgtgaaaataaatacctAAAAATCGGAACTAATAATGCAGCATTTGGCTAAAAAATATCAATCAGACATTTCTAGTTGCAAtacacatttttatagtcATCAATAAGAGAaatctttatttcattttgagggCATTAAAGCAATAATGTTCACACACATCCCATCCACCAGCATTGAGGTGGCATGTACAACAAAAAGTTCTTGTCCACCTGATGGCACTGTTGATATGTTTGGCGGCAGCACACAAACAGTTGACATTTAAATCAACTCCTTTGCTCTCATATGGAGGAGAAAAATAGAACCAAATGTTTTAAGGCACATACAGCAAAACATAAAATCACACATTGATGATTGTTGATTTCAAACATGATTATCTTGAAACTGCGCAGCCAGGTTTCTGCAAATGTTATCATGTGATTCTGAGGAATGTGTAAACATTTGACAGATAAGCGGGTGAAGCTTGAAGAATGTCACTTTGCTTTACACTgatcaaaacacaaagtaaACTCAATTAAGGCACTTGATACTTTTCATTCAGTTGTGTGACAAAACATGCATTACAGTTAAGGCACTGCAGCGATGGGATGAAAGACTAATTACAAGAAAGTGACAAAGTGGAATTTGGTGGCTTTCTGATTAAGTGCTGCCTCcatgaaggaaaaaagaatCTGTGCTgtctttgtggaaaaaaaaaaaatacaaatctcTTTTAgagtacctaataaagtggcctgtaaTTGTTGCTCCAATTTTACATCATGGCTGGGCCTGgtagtaaaacaaaaagaaaaaaaaatcttttcacacCTTCATTTGATGTTCATCCAATGGCACACATCCACAAGTACCTCCAGGCATCATCTACCGTTAAACATTcggattttgtgtttgtccgcTAAAAAATGTGTGACATTAGATTCAAAATCCGCATCATGGACTCCGGTGTCTCTGAAAGCTCCAGCCACAAGGTTCTCCTCCCAGTAGTGGTGCCAGTTTCCATTCTGGTCAGCGCCAAAGCCAAACACACTCACCTGCAATATGAGCAAAAAAATCCTTtgcaaaatgttcaattatGAATGAGACTTAAAGTTCTTACCTGGTCACATATGTGGATTGCAAAAAGCAAGCTGAGGAAGCCGGTGGAAGGATAACGTCCATGCCCCTCCAGCCAAGAATCATAGACGTACTTGAAAAATGTCGGGTTGTAAATTAACACCTATAGAGAATAAATCAACAAAtgatttcattcaaaacatatttgaattaataaagctaccgtattttccggactataaggcgcacctaaaaaccaaacattttctcaaaagtcgacagtgcgccttgtagtccggtgcaccttatatatggaccagattcctaaatttaaactagcccgaagcattgtgtcatgaaatcaatcataagtgacCGGCTGAAACTGTGAattatgaatcaaaaagactacggatcattattttgtgattagaaagtaatttgttgcatctgaagttgaaataaaaaagataaaatggagaatgatttggattaaaaatctgacatggtgcattaatggtgcgccttatagtccggtgcgtcttatataagtacaaagttttaaaatgggccattcattgaaggtgcgccttatagtccggtgcgccttatagtccggaaaatacggtaccttaTTCTTGTTTGCCTCAATCCTGGACATCACTGGAATGTAAGTGCTgtgaggaaagaaagaaaaaaataagccTCAATTTTATTCTGCAGCCTGACTTCCATCTCATTTAGCCGATGATGGCTCGGTGTCACACGCTTGTTACGCTCGTTTGAACAAAGCTGATTAAATAACGCGGGAGGATATTTCATATTCGGGTGCACTTGGATTATACAGTAAAATCTTTGCATCATTTTTCATGTGAGTGTCAAACCCAGAGTTGTTTGTCACCTCGGCGTCGTGAATAAACTGCAAACCTCAGCGTAAAAATGGGAGATAACGTGTGAGAAAATGCAACGAGGTGGTCCACTTCATTGGCATACCAATGAGTGGTTGTTATAATTATtatggtgagaaaaaaaaaaaagtgtgaggtCCAGCCAAGTTGAAATGAAGAGTgtgtttcacacacacacacttgcaatcTTTCAGCTTGTAAAACGACATTTAATGATGCAGAATGATTGCCCGGGCAACAACTGCACTTTTATGAGACACATTTGTTTGAGTTTACCTCTGCTGTTGAATTATAGGCAGAAGTATACCTTcagctttgtttattttttttattatttttatgatcaGGAAGGATTTAGCAGGCGTAGGAGGAATTTATTGGaggattatttttgtttcggCAAATCTcagtgttgctttttttttactgttttagcATCTCACCTTTACAAACTGCCTATAAGACATTTATGCCTGAGGATAACCTGAATGAAATATgacttaataaaaaaaaaaaaaaatgaaactacaCCTGGTcccattcatcattttaataCTCAGGCCTTTATTCCTAATTATAAATCACACGAAGCACTTTTAtgcacttaatgatcacacCACCTGCTGCTTTATGACAGTCTTccaaaattaatttgaattatCCAAGTTTCACcacaaataaatagtaaaataTTGATTAAATTGCCGCACATACTGTTTAATGGTGCCTGTGGTCAAGGCGCTGATGATCCACTGCAAGTCCAAAGTCTTGAACGGGATGAGGACCAAACTGGTGGCGTTGTCCAGATCCCTGGCGCTTTCCGGATACATCAGGTGATGCGTCGTCCTGGCCCCCACGTCTTCCTCGAAACCAGCGGTGGGAGCTTGATTCATTCTGAAGCAAAGTGCAATTTGACATCTCCACATCAAAACAGCCTTATTGTTATTTTGGACAACAATGTGTCCAATTCTGGCAATTTCTAAACTTCCAAAGAGCAATTTCGAACAATTCGATGTTCATTTCTAGCACAACAATGCCGGGGTGTCTGTTATTACCCCCGACAATACACTCCCCTGCTGCAGAGGTAATTGGTGGAGAAGCAGTTGGAGGCTGTCAACGCCGCGGCGGAGACAAATCATTAGGATGACCCCCAGCAGCATCTACGAGTCTTGTCCGTCGAGGTCTTGGCAATAACGTTTTGCTCATTACTCGCTCTGCTGATGACAGCTATGGAAACGTCTGACAATTTTCAAACTAACAGGCCTTGTTTTTATCCAGCATTTGGTTGATACCCCAAAAAgacaatattattattgtgttattttaagaataaaaattttaagatggttttttttttggagtcgACTACAgtaataattttgtttttttgtttatttttccaagaaTTTCTCCCTTGGCTGCAGTGTGAGCTAACGCAGCAAGTAATAAGTAAGTAGCACTTTAAAGgtcagcgttttttttttttttgtcgccgCGACAGCTTCTTCTTAAAGTCAACTTCTTCCTGCTTCTGGCACCAAGACACATAAAAGAAGACTTCAGGaactttcatttttatataCACTATCtgtgaaaagacaaaatattcaaatatgcaTCTGTGATGTGGGTGGCTCTCATTATTTTCTAGCTTTTACCAGAAGAAATGAAATCACAAGGAATAAGAAAGCACTTAGTAAAATGTCACCGCCAATGCTGCGTATTTGCAGCGACGGCCTTGCATTATCACTCTGGATTCCtttctttgtcattttagCATCTCGGCGCTCCATTTACTGAGGGAAAAGGTTGTCATTGCTTTTTCAGCAGAGGAGTGCCAATttcaaacagacaaacaaacaaacaaacaaaggcgACGCACCGAAACTATTTGCTGGCTTGAAATAACATCTTAATTAACTTATTTGCACAGGCTTACATCATTTGATCCTCCTTTCAGCCGAGCGGAGCCAACAACTGCTAATGGACGTGCACACAactaccaaaacaaaaaaaatctctttatCTGCATTTGAGGTCAACACATTTATGGATGGCTCAGCTTTTTTTGGCGAACCGCCGCATGTGTAACAACGGCACGGCTTGTTGTGTTGCAGCTCCGCGTGACCTTTTGGCTCACTACCACAAGCGGGCAAATATCACGCTGGGCTGAATTAAATAGACTGGAGAATATTTTTCAGCACCATGCAGCAACACTAACGGCTGGGATAGACAACGTGTGTGTCGGCGGCGGCGTGTAATTGAATTGGTAAGACGACGACGTCGTTGCTGTCACGTTGGCGGCTGGGCCGGATGATAAGCGGCGATGCTGTTTATAGTCGCCGCACTGTGAATCAGCGGCCATGTTTGGGAAAAATTAAAGCGGGAAAGATGACAGGGAAAATGACGGTTGTATTTTTATGATGGTTTGGCTTCATACAAAccgttccaatacttttgatgGGACATTTACTGaccttaaaatgaaatgactgGAGTCGATGAGGCCTCCATATTGGGATCCCTTCAGGTTCCCCGAGTTCCCCACCACGGCGCAGGTCCGGCAACGCTCGGGCCCGGCGTCGGCGTAAAGAGCGTCGTCCGGAATGACTCGGAAAAGCTCCTCCACCACCTCGCTGAAGTTAGCTGGCCGCTTTTCCAATTGCAGCCACTGGGGGAAGACAAACAGTGACCTCAAAGTGTGCTCTTTGCTGCCGGCTTAATTTAAGTGGAAGCGATTGAACAAGGGCAAAGGAGTTTCAGGAGGCCAACACATTACTGACATGTCCTCCGGGAGGGGGATCTTTTTTGGCTTGGTTGTCTTCTGGTGGCTTTCAAGTCGCTGAGACAGCAGATAAAAGAAACGCAGCTGCTATTAGTGCCAAGCGGGCTGGAAACGGAACGACTCATTCGGAGTTTATTTTCGACTCACGTACGAGAAATTGTCCGTGTTCTAACGAGGTGGATTAAAATGAATCACTCGAGCGCTACAGCCGCTATTTGATTCCATTTAGCTTTGACGtgtattataaataaaatacgcAGGTCACACTTTTGACATCATCGCCAGTCAGCTGTTGACATTTGCTTCTTCTCAGAGGCGTTTGCTCAAATCGCTTTTGACAGGAGGCAAACCGCcgctcttcttttattttttttcctactctGGCCTCTAATTGAACACGGTGTGAGGTGAATGCGGGATAGGAGGAGAAACCGCCCCAGCTAAATTTGGAATTTAGTTGCATCATCCACTAGGTTCTAAAAAACCAATGGATGGAAACGGGTACCTGCCACCATTTGTAGGTTTCGTTCGAGAGTGCGCTGTTCTCTCTGGTCATGAGCGGGTAGACGGATTGGTTGAAGCGCTCGGTGAACCAAGGGTCGTCGTCCGCCTCGGTCATGCACTGCTGACAAGCGCACGGGCCCTTGGATGACCCGGCCAAGCGAAAGGCGTATTTGAAGAAGTAACTTGAGGGCTGACGCAAGGTGTAGCTGAAGACGAAGGTGGTGAACGTCACCACGCACAAGAGCAGAGCCAAAGTCTTCAACTTCCTGCGTTTGGGGTGCCACATGTTGTCACGGCGGGAGTCACTTGGCTGGGAATCTTGATAAAAATAGCATGAggatcattttaaaatcccttggaagaaaaaaaaaaaagcagttctAGCTTCAGCTGACACGTTGTGGATTTTCACATTCCTGCTTTCCTGAACGTTCGTTATCAAATCCAAGAATG containing:
- the LOC119130554 gene encoding CMP-N-acetylneuraminate-beta-galactosamide-alpha-2,3-sialyltransferase 1-like — translated: MWHPKRRKLKTLALLLCVVTFTTFVFSYTLRQPSSYFFKYAFRLAGSSKGPCACQQCMTEADDDPWFTERFNQSVYPLMTRENSALSNETYKWWQWLQLEKRPANFSEVVEELFRVIPDDALYADAGPERCRTCAVVGNSGNLKGSQYGGLIDSSHFILRMNQAPTAGFEEDVGARTTHHLMYPESARDLDNATSLVLIPFKTLDLQWIISALTTGTIKHTYIPVMSRIEANKNKVLIYNPTFFKYVYDSWLEGHGRYPSTGFLSLLFAIHICDQVSVFGFGADQNGNWHHYWEENLVAGAFRDTGVHDADFESNVTHFLADKHKIRMFNGR